The DNA region TCATCGAGATAAGGAAATATAAATCCAGGAGTGATATAATTGCCCGTGGGAAATATTATGCAGttgaaaatgaacaaaatgaaagttctcacaaaatcatcaatatCACATTCATCGTCACTTCTTGCAAGGAAAATCAATTTTTCATAAATGGCTATTCGCTTGGCATTGGTGACCTTGCCGTCAAAATGACGTGTCAAATATTTGGACTTCATTTTCAGGTCCAAGTCAACTGGTTGTCCAATGTGATGTAGGCCGAGCACAACAGAGAAATCAGCTGATTTGAAAGGGATGGTAATATTATCACCAACAAAAAAAGAACATGAATCACCCTGAAATCTGTTCAGAAAATAATCAATCCGCCCACTACTGATAGCAAGGACTGGCATATCAATCCATATGGCGGAAGGAGTATCATTTATCCGACTCATATGCTGCTCACCTAGAATTGGCTTCAATTCTCCCATCACAGTTTTAAAATAAGGAGGGGAACATCGTGAAAAATATTCTTTACCACTATTCTTCTCATTATAatcatgaattagtttgtcttCTGCAGTAGTTTCTAcattaaaaaacataaaaaaattatacaataaCTATTACAAAcacaattacaaaaaaaaaaaaaaagaaacagaACATAATTGCATATACACAAAACAATAATTAGCATTT from Primulina tabacum isolate GXHZ01 chromosome 14, ASM2559414v2, whole genome shotgun sequence includes:
- the LOC142525021 gene encoding uncharacterized protein LOC142525021; translation: MFFNVETTAEDKLIHDYNEKNSGKEYFSRCSPPYFKTVMGELKPILGEQHMSRINDTPSAIWIDMPVLAISSGRIDYFLNRFQGDSCSFFVGDNITIPFKSADFSVVLGLHHIGQPVDLDLKMKSKYLTRHFDGKVTNAKRIAIYEKLIFLARSDDECDIDDFVRTFILFIFNCIIFPTGNYITPGFIFPYLDDLTILFEYAWGDAAFRFLYREICQIGKKLYVDGCAVGLIAWLYETIPVLGVRRGLNVYPRLFCWGKSKIPLNAAGTETLLKRIDSTQVLSIHPFCEEEKLLVDMNLVLNQETNRSEVKYFEKVVLKQMNDLKILRKRCAELEGENVE